Below is a window of Candidatus Viadribacter manganicus DNA.
GGTAGCGAAAATGCGTGTCATCGATCCGGCTGGCCCAGAACATATCGGTCTGGTCGGACGGGCCGTTGCGATTGTTGAAGAACAGCGTCTCGCCGTCACGGCTAATGAACGGCTCCATCGCGTGGCCGGAATAGCCAGCTATCTGCACAGGCTGCGGCGGGCCAAAGCAAAGGGCGAGCGCAAGTGCGGGTAAGAATGAAAGCGCCATGGCCGGAGCTTAGCACGGCGATGCTAGCGCGCGAGCAGCGCGTCCAGACGCTCGGCGATGACTTCCATACCGCGCGTGTTGGGATGCCAGGGTGCTTGCGTGCCGGCGTTATCGCGCGGCAGGCCAGTGCTCCAGGGGTCGGCGTCACATGGCGTGTGGTTGCGCGAAGCTTCGTCGATACGGAAAACCTCAGCGCCATTGGCTTCGCCAGCGCGCGCGGTAACTTCAGCAAGGCGCGCGGCGACGACGCGCAGTTCAGCGGCTTCAACCTCTGAGAGGCGTGAGTTGGCGCACTGAACTTGAGGAACCAAAGTCACGTATTGGATGAAGATGACGCGCGCTTCGGGGGCGCGGCTTTTGATTTGGCGTGTGGCCTCACCGAGATTGCGCTCGAGCGTTTCGAAAGCATCGGAAGCGATTGGAAACGGCGCCGCCGGGCACGGCACGGAGAAGGTCGCAACGCGAATGGTCTCGTCCGGATCGCAGCTCGCCTGCGTGAGGTTGCCGGCATAGGCGACATCGTTGCCACCGATCGTGATGGTGACTAGGCGTGTATCAGCGGTGATCGCGTCGATCTGAGCTGGGAGTTCATTCCAAGCGTTCAGAAGATGCGTCGACGTCGCGCCGCCGCAACTGACATCCGTGAGCGCAAGGTTGCGGCGCGCGGCGAGCAGATGGGCGTAGTTCACCTGGCTTTGATAGCAGCGCGCCGGGCTTGCCTCGGGCGCAGGACCGGCGCCGGAGCCCGCTGCGAAGGAGCTGCCCATGTTCACGTAGCGCGCGCCTTCATTCAGCGCCGGCGGATGGGCGCAGGCGGAGACCGAAAAAGCAACGGCGGCGATGAGGGCGAGGCGCATTCTGCTAGCTAACGGGCACGGCTGGGCCGTTGCAAACTGTACGCGCACGCTCCGTAAATTCCGCTGGTAGATCAACGGCGCCTGGCGGCAAGACCCAACGCACGGTGCGCCGAATTACGTGGTTCGGGTCAGAGCGGATTTCCGCGTAAGAGCTTTCCGACATCCGGAACTCGCGTGATGCAGCGATCGAGCTCTCACCAAAACCGTATCCAGCCGGCCATTCGAGCGGCGATGTGCAATTTAAAGTGCGATCAGATCTGACGGTACAACACACAACGGCGGCGCCCTGAACACCCTCGTCGACTGCGCGCTGCGGATAATTACGCGCGAAGGTATAACCATCTGGCCGCGCCTCCCAGGTATAGGTGGGCGTGGCCTGCGTTTCCTGCGCGAAGGCAGCAGTGACGGCCAACGTTGCCACCATGGCGCAGGCCACAAAATACTTCATGGCCCAGCCTAGCGAACTTAGCGCTCGATGAACAGCGCAGCGGGGTGTTCAAGCAGGCCCTTCACGCGCTGGATAAAGGCGGCGGCGTCATAGCCATCGACGACGCGGTGATCGAAGGACGATGAGAGATTCATCATCTTGCGGACCACGATCTGGCCATTCTTAACCACAGGACGCTCGACGAGCTTGTTGACGCCGATGATCGCGACTTCCGGGTGATTGATCACCGGCGTCGTCACGATGCCGCCAAGGGCGCCGAGCGAGGTGATGGTGATGGTCGAGCCCGAGAGTTCGTCCTTGCCGGCGCTGTTGTTCCGCACGGCGGCGGCAAGGCGCGCGACTTCGATAGCGCTATCCCAGACATCGCGCGCTTCGACATGGCGCACGACCGGCACAATGAGGCCGTTATCTGTTTGTGTTGCGATGCCGATATCGACGTTCTCGTGGCGATAAACGACGCCGTTCTCGTCATCATAGCGGGCGTTGATCTGCGGGAAATCCGGCAGAGCCAGCACCAATGCGCGCATCAGGAACGGAAGCATGGTGAGCTTCGGCTGATCATTGCGCTTGGTAGCGTTGAGGTGCGCGCGAAGTTCTTCAAGCTCGGTGAGATCGGCTTCTTCGACGTAGGCGAAATGCGGGATGCGGCGCTTGGCGTCCTGCATCTTCTCCGCGATCTTGCGGCGAAGCCCGATGACCTTCACCGGCTCGATGCCGTTCTTCTCCGCGAGCGCCGAGCCTGTGCGGCGAGCGCCTACGGCGGGCACGAGCACAGCGTCGAGATCTTCGTGAGTGATGCGGCCATCGGGGCCGGTGCCGCGCACTTGGCCAAGATCAATGCCGAGCTTTTGCGCGCGCGCACGAACGGCGGGCGACGCTTGCGCTTGGCTCCACTCACGCACAGAGGCTTCGCGCGGCTCGGGCTTGGCCACGGCTTGCGCAGGCTTTGGCTTGGGCGCGGCGCTTGAGGGCATCGCAGCGGCGGGTACTGCCGTCGCTTTGGGCGCTGCGCCTTGCATGGCGGCCTGCACTTCGTCTTCGGACCAGGTCGCGCCAGCGGGCGCTTTGATTTTGGGCTTGGGCGCCGGCTGTGCTGGAGGCGCAGGTGGCGGGGCCTTTGCTTGCGGTGGTGGCGGCGGCGGCGCGGGCGCGGCTTCTTCTTCGCCCTCACCCTGCACTTCGAACACGACGATCGCGCCGCCAACGGGGGCCATATCGCCGGGTTCACCGTTGAGCGAAATGATCTTGCCCGCCACCGGCGCCGTCATTTCGACAGTCGCCTTATCGGTCATCACATCGACGAGCGGCGCGTCTTCTTTGACGACGTCGCCAACACGCACGTGCCAGGCGACGATCTCGGCCTCAGCTGTGCCTTCACCAACGTCAGGGAGTTTGAAAACGAATTGGCCCATGGGCGCGTCAGGCCTCCATCACGCGGCGCATCGCTTTGATGATGCGCGGCGGCGTCGGGAAATACTCCCATTCAAGGGAGTGCGGATATGGCGTGTCGTAACCGGTCACGCGCTGAATCGGCGCTTCGAGTTTGTAGAAGCAGCGCTCCTGGATCATAGCGCTGAGTTCGGCGCCGTAACCGGACGTGCGCGTGGCTTCGTGCACGATCACGCAGCGGCCGGTTTTGGAGATCGAGGCTTCGATGGTTTCGTTGTCGACTGGCACCAGCGTACGCAGATCGATGACCTCAGCATCAATGCCGGCTTCTTCAGCGGCGGCGAGCGCGACGTGCACCATGGTGCCGTAAGCGAGCACGGTGACGGCCTCGCCCTCGCGGACGATGTTCGCCTTGCCGAGCGGGATTTTATAATAGCCCTCGGGCACTTCGCTGGCGGCGTGCTTCGACCACGGCGAGACTTGCCGATCGTGGAAGCCGTCGAACGGGCCGTTATAGATGCGCTTCGGCTCCATGAAGATGACCGGATCATCTTCTTCGATGCACGAAATCAGCAGGCCTTTGGCGTCGTACGGCGTTGACGGGATCACCGTCTTCAGACCGGCGACGTGTGTGAATAGAGCTTCCGGCGATTGGCTGTGGGTTTGGCCGCCGCGAATGCCGCCGCCGTAGGGCATGCGCACGGTGAGCGGCGCGGTGAAGTCACCGGCGGAGCGATAGCGCAGGCGCGCGGCTTCGGAGACGAGCTGATCGTAAGCCGGGTACATGTAATCGGCGAACTGGATCTCGATCACCGGACGCAAGCCATAAGCGGCCATGCCGATGGCGACGCCGGCGATGCCGTTCTCGTTGATCGGCGCGTCAAAGCAGCGTTTGGCGCCGTACTTCTTCTGCAGATGCTCGGTGACTTTGAAGACGCCGCCGAAATAGCCGACGTCCTCACCGAAGGTGAGCACGTTCGGATCGCGCTCCATCATGTTGTCGAGCGCTGAGTTCAGCGCCTGGATCATGGTCATGCTGGCCATGGCTTACGCTTCCCCCTGTTCGTCGCGCTGCTCACGCAGGTGCCACGGCATATCTTTATAGACGTCCTCGAACATGCTTTCGCGAGTGTGTGCGGCGCCCGGGCCAAGCACGCCGACTTTCTCGGCCTCGCGGCCGACGGCGCGCACGGTTTCGATCGCTTCTTCCTGCGCGGCGCGATGTTGCTCTTCCGACCACTCGCCGAGCGAGACCAAGTGATCGCGCAGACGTTCGATGGGATCGCCGAGGGGCCATTGGCGCGCTTCATCGGCTGGGCGATAGCGCGAGGGATCATCCGAGGTTGAGTGCGGGCCGGCGCGATAGCTGAAGAGCTCGATCATCGTCGGACCGAGATTGGCGCGTGCGCGCTCGGCGGCCCATTGCGTCGCTGCATAGACGGCGAGGAAGTCGTTTCCGTCGACGCGGAGCGGCGGAATGCCATAGCCCACGGCACGCGCGGCGAAGGTGGTGTTCTCACCGCCGGCAATGCCTTGGAACGATGATATCGCCCACTGGTTGTTGACGACATTGATGATAACCGGCGCGCGATAAACGTTCGCGAACGTCATCGCTGCGTGAAAATCGCCTTCGGCGGTTGAACCTTCGCCAAGCCAAGCGGCGGCGATGCGACCATCGTTTGAATAGGCGGACGCCATCGCCCAACCCACGGCTTGCGGCACCTGCGTGGCGAGGTTGCCGGAGATGGTGAAGAAGCCGTCCTTCTTCGATGAATACATAACCGGCAGCTGGCGGCCCTTCATCGGATCGCGCGCGTTCGAATAGATCTGGTGCATCATGTCGACGAGCGGATAGCCGCGCGCGATCAGAATGCCCTGCTGACGATAGGATGGGAAACACATGTCATCCGGCGCCAGCGCCATAGCTTGCGCAATCGAAATGGCCTCTTCACCGAGCGACTGCATATAGAACGAGGTTTTGCCCTGACGCTGAGCACGGTGCATGCGCTCGTCGTAAGCACGCAGCAGCAGCATGTTCTTCAAGCCACGGCGAAGATCATCGGCGGAAATGTGCGGTGTCCATGGACCTAGCGCATTGCCTTCCATGTCGAGCACGCGGATGAGGCCGTAGGCGAAGTCGCGCATCTCAACGGCGCTCTCGTCGATGTCCGGCTTCGGCGTGGCGCCGGGCTCAGGGAACGACCAGCCGCTGAAATCGGGCTTGTCGCCCGGGCGCGCTCGCGGCGCGGGGATATGCAGATCGAGCGCGTTCGACTTGCGGCTACTCATATCGTCCATCACCCTTTTCTCGCGGCGGCTAGTTTATCGCGGACGATACGGTCAGCGGCCTGGTGCGGCGTCAGGTTCTCGCTCTTGGCGGTTTCCAGCACCCGCAGCAAGCGGGGCGCAATCGCGCGCACGCGCGCTTCGACCACGTCGGAGGCTTCACCCAGATACTCAGCCGAGACGTTGATGATGCCGCCAGCGTTGACGACATAATCCGGCGCATAGGTGATGCCGCGTTCGACGAGGCGCGCGCCATCGGCCTCGGTGGCCAATTGGTTGTTGGCGGCGCCGCAGACGATCGGCGCGGCCAGTTCCGGGATGGTCTTGGCGTTGAGGCCGGCGCCGAGCGCGCATGGCGAGAAAAGATCGGCGCTGACCGCGTGGATCTGATCCACAGGCGCGATCTCGACACCGAAGGCTTCGGCGCGCTGGAGATTGACCTTGTTCACGTCGGCGACGACTAGCTTTGCGCCCTCGCCAGACAAGAGCTTGCAGAGGTTGAAGCCAACATTGCCGACGCCCTGCACAGCAATTGTACGCCCCTGCACAGAGCCGCCCAGCAATGCCTTGATCGAAACGAACGTGCCGAGCGCGGTCATCGGTGAAGGATCGCCGCCGGCTTGGCCGTGCTCCTTCGGAATGCCGGCCACATGGGAGGTCGCGCCGGCGATGGCGCGCATATCGGCAACGGAGGCGCCGACATCTTCCGCAGTGATGTACTTGCCGCCGAGTTTCTCAACGGCCGCGCCGAACGAGCGGAAGGCTTCGACGCGATCGGTGTTGATGCGATAGATCACGGCCTTGCCGCCGCCGAGCGGCAGATCGGCCATCGCGTTCTTGTAGGTCATACCGCGCGAGAGGCGCAGCGCGTCCGTCAATGCATCATCGGCGCTGTCGTAATCCCAAATGCGGCAACCGCCCGCGGCTGGGCCGAGGGCGGTGTTGTGCACAGCGATCACGCCGGCGAAGCCTTGGGCTTCGCCGCCTACGAAGACGACATCCTCGTGACCATCGAAAGATGCATTCTGCTTTGGGTCCATCATTGGATCGGTTCATCCAGCAAGAGTTGACGGGCGAAGCGGCCTGGGGGTGAGCCGAAGGCCAAGACACCATCGTGATAGGTTTTGAGATTGAACGCAGCGCCGGCTCGTTGACGGGCGGCCGTGCGCGTTTCGAGGTGCTCCTGGAAGCCGACGAAGTAAGTCGAGAGCTGCGTCACCGAAAGCTGTGCGCGGCGCCATTTGCCCGCCGCTTCGCGCTCTTCCTGGAACGCGGTCTGCGTGAGGAACGTCATCATCTCTTCTTGCGTCATGCCGTCGACGTGGATGGCTTGATCGATGATGGCGTTGGTGATGGTGCGCAGCTGCACTTTGAGTTGGCTCAAGCGATAAAGCGGATCGTTAGCGCGGAAGCCGCTCTCGATCATCATCTCTTCGGCGTACACCGCCCAGCCTTCAACGAATGAGCCCGAGCCCAACACGGCGCGCAGCGTCGAGGGGTAACGGTTCGAGTGGAAGATCTGCACGTAGTGGCCAGGCATGGCTTCGTGCACGGCGATGTCGAGAGTCGCGCGGTTGTTGTACTCGCGCAGGAATGAGACGGCCTGTTCTTCGGTCCAATCGTCCGGGATCGGCGAGACGGCGTAGAAAGTATCGAGGTGGCGCTCAAGCGGGCCCGGCGAGTCACAATAGGCGACGGCAAAGCCACGTTGGAATTCCGGCATCAAGATCACGCGAACCGGGCCCTCAGGCAGCGTGATGAGATCGTGCTGCTGGACGTGGCGGCGCGCTTCTTCGGTGGCGGCGGTGGCGATCTCGACGAGCTGATCGCGTGCGGGACGATCGGCGGCGGCGAGATCGAGCGCGGCGCGGATCGCGGCTTGCTGCTGTTCGGCGGTTGGGCTGTCAGGCGTGGCAGGCGCATTGGCCTGACCAGCGAGCGCGAGCTTGGCGACGCGGTACATTTCCTGGCGCACGCTGACGACGGCGGCTTCGGCGCGCTGGCGAATGTCTTGGCGCGAGAGCGTCGAGAGCAATGTGTAGCCAAGTTGCGTGTCGAACACCTCGGCGCCGGCGCGAAAATCGGCCTGTGCGGCTGGAACGAGCGTGCCCGTGATCCAAGCTTGGTGCTCATCGACGGCGGCGTTGAAGGCTTCGATGGCGCGTTCGAGACGGCGTTGCTTCGAGGCCGAGAGCACGCCCTTGTTTGGTTCGATCATGCCGGTGACGATCGACTTCAAGCCGGGATTTTGCGCGGCGTAGGTGGCGGCATGCGGCACCGGCACGCGGGCGGGTTGCAGCTCTGCGCGGGTTTGACGGAGTAGCGCCGGGATTTTTTCGAGGCGATAGATCGCGCTTTCCATGCGCTGCGGCATCGGCGCGAATTCGCGCGCCATCAGGCCGTAAAGCGCCCCGCCCGCGAGCGATTGATAGCCGAGCGGATTCCAAGCCCAGGTTTGCCAAGTTTCGGTTTGCCAAATTTGCGCGCGCAGCGAATTGGCGAGCAGTTCGTAATCGACTTGGTTGGCGCGCGAGAGCTGGGCCCTGTCGATGGCTTCGAGTTGGCGCAACGTGTCCTGCGTGAAGCGGAGTGCGGCGTTGCGGCCAGCGGCGCTGACGTCATCGATGTTACGATCGAAGCGGTGATCGCCAATAGTGGTGGCGGAGACTGGCGAGTAGCGCATCGAGCGATCAAGCCAACGGCGGCCCAATGCTTCGAACATGCGATCGGCGCGGCTTGGCGTTTGCGCGAACGCATCGGCGCCAACGAGCGGGACAAGCAATGTTGATCCGAGTGCGAGAACGACCCGGCGGCGCGATGTTTTCATGTGGACGCTTCGCTCCTCAGCAGCGATTGCAGAGCGCACCGGCGGCGCGCCCAGCCTTGATTTGCCGCGGAA
It encodes the following:
- a CDS encoding SGNH/GDSL hydrolase family protein, with translation MRLALIAAVAFSVSACAHPPALNEGARYVNMGSSFAAGSGAGPAPEASPARCYQSQVNYAHLLAARRNLALTDVSCGGATSTHLLNAWNELPAQIDAITADTRLVTITIGGNDVAYAGNLTQASCDPDETIRVATFSVPCPAAPFPIASDAFETLERNLGEATRQIKSRAPEARVIFIQYVTLVPQVQCANSRLSEVEAAELRVVAARLAEVTARAGEANGAEVFRIDEASRNHTPCDADPWSTGLPRDNAGTQAPWHPNTRGMEVIAERLDALLAR
- a CDS encoding dihydrolipoamide acetyltransferase family protein gives rise to the protein MGQFVFKLPDVGEGTAEAEIVAWHVRVGDVVKEDAPLVDVMTDKATVEMTAPVAGKIISLNGEPGDMAPVGGAIVVFEVQGEGEEEAAPAPPPPPPQAKAPPPAPPAQPAPKPKIKAPAGATWSEDEVQAAMQGAAPKATAVPAAAMPSSAAPKPKPAQAVAKPEPREASVREWSQAQASPAVRARAQKLGIDLGQVRGTGPDGRITHEDLDAVLVPAVGARRTGSALAEKNGIEPVKVIGLRRKIAEKMQDAKRRIPHFAYVEEADLTELEELRAHLNATKRNDQPKLTMLPFLMRALVLALPDFPQINARYDDENGVVYRHENVDIGIATQTDNGLIVPVVRHVEARDVWDSAIEVARLAAAVRNNSAGKDELSGSTITITSLGALGGIVTTPVINHPEVAIIGVNKLVERPVVKNGQIVVRKMMNLSSSFDHRVVDGYDAAAFIQRVKGLLEHPAALFIER
- a CDS encoding alpha-ketoacid dehydrogenase subunit beta, with translation MASMTMIQALNSALDNMMERDPNVLTFGEDVGYFGGVFKVTEHLQKKYGAKRCFDAPINENGIAGVAIGMAAYGLRPVIEIQFADYMYPAYDQLVSEAARLRYRSAGDFTAPLTVRMPYGGGIRGGQTHSQSPEALFTHVAGLKTVIPSTPYDAKGLLISCIEEDDPVIFMEPKRIYNGPFDGFHDRQVSPWSKHAASEVPEGYYKIPLGKANIVREGEAVTVLAYGTMVHVALAAAEEAGIDAEVIDLRTLVPVDNETIEASISKTGRCVIVHEATRTSGYGAELSAMIQERCFYKLEAPIQRVTGYDTPYPHSLEWEYFPTPPRIIKAMRRVMEA
- a CDS encoding thiamine pyrophosphate-dependent enzyme — encoded protein: MDDMSSRKSNALDLHIPAPRARPGDKPDFSGWSFPEPGATPKPDIDESAVEMRDFAYGLIRVLDMEGNALGPWTPHISADDLRRGLKNMLLLRAYDERMHRAQRQGKTSFYMQSLGEEAISIAQAMALAPDDMCFPSYRQQGILIARGYPLVDMMHQIYSNARDPMKGRQLPVMYSSKKDGFFTISGNLATQVPQAVGWAMASAYSNDGRIAAAWLGEGSTAEGDFHAAMTFANVYRAPVIINVVNNQWAISSFQGIAGGENTTFAARAVGYGIPPLRVDGNDFLAVYAATQWAAERARANLGPTMIELFSYRAGPHSTSDDPSRYRPADEARQWPLGDPIERLRDHLVSLGEWSEEQHRAAQEEAIETVRAVGREAEKVGVLGPGAAHTRESMFEDVYKDMPWHLREQRDEQGEA
- a CDS encoding Leu/Phe/Val dehydrogenase, which encodes MMDPKQNASFDGHEDVVFVGGEAQGFAGVIAVHNTALGPAAGGCRIWDYDSADDALTDALRLSRGMTYKNAMADLPLGGGKAVIYRINTDRVEAFRSFGAAVEKLGGKYITAEDVGASVADMRAIAGATSHVAGIPKEHGQAGGDPSPMTALGTFVSIKALLGGSVQGRTIAVQGVGNVGFNLCKLLSGEGAKLVVADVNKVNLQRAEAFGVEIAPVDQIHAVSADLFSPCALGAGLNAKTIPELAAPIVCGAANNQLATEADGARLVERGITYAPDYVVNAGGIINVSAEYLGEASDVVEARVRAIAPRLLRVLETAKSENLTPHQAADRIVRDKLAAARKG
- a CDS encoding DUF885 domain-containing protein, whose product is MKTSRRRVVLALGSTLLVPLVGADAFAQTPSRADRMFEALGRRWLDRSMRYSPVSATTIGDHRFDRNIDDVSAAGRNAALRFTQDTLRQLEAIDRAQLSRANQVDYELLANSLRAQIWQTETWQTWAWNPLGYQSLAGGALYGLMAREFAPMPQRMESAIYRLEKIPALLRQTRAELQPARVPVPHAATYAAQNPGLKSIVTGMIEPNKGVLSASKQRRLERAIEAFNAAVDEHQAWITGTLVPAAQADFRAGAEVFDTQLGYTLLSTLSRQDIRQRAEAAVVSVRQEMYRVAKLALAGQANAPATPDSPTAEQQQAAIRAALDLAAADRPARDQLVEIATAATEEARRHVQQHDLITLPEGPVRVILMPEFQRGFAVAYCDSPGPLERHLDTFYAVSPIPDDWTEEQAVSFLREYNNRATLDIAVHEAMPGHYVQIFHSNRYPSTLRAVLGSGSFVEGWAVYAEEMMIESGFRANDPLYRLSQLKVQLRTITNAIIDQAIHVDGMTQEEMMTFLTQTAFQEEREAAGKWRRAQLSVTQLSTYFVGFQEHLETRTAARQRAGAAFNLKTYHDGVLAFGSPPGRFARQLLLDEPIQ